From Ancylothrix sp. D3o:
GCTCGTAATACAATTTTTTTAAGTTTTGCTTTGGCTTATGCGGAGACAATTGGGGCCAAAAAAGTTTATATTGGGGTGAATGCTTTGGATTATTCGGGTTATCCTGATTGCCGGCCTGATTATATTGAGGCTATGCAGGAGGTGTTTCGTTTGGGTACGAAAGAAGGTAGGGAAGGGGAGAAAATTGAGATTGTTGCGCCTTTGATTGATTTGAAAAAAACTGAGATTATTGAGTTAGGAAATAAGTTAGGGGTGCCTTGGGAAAAAACGTGGTCTTGTTATGCGGGGGATGATGTGGCGTGTGGGGTTTGTGATTCTTGCTCTTTGCGTTTGGCGGCTTTTGATGAGTTGGGTTTGAATGATCCTTTGCCTTATGCGAGAGTTGGGTAAGAGGGGCAGCAGGCCCAGGCTTTTTGGGGGGAAGGGTGAGGTTTGAGGGGGCCGGTGTAAAGAATGGTTAAGATGATTTGGCCCCAATTTTATTTGGGACTATTGGTAGAAGATATTGTTTGGGTGAATTGAGGAATAATGTTTTTAGAGAGAAGTTTTTTTGATGAGGGGGGGAGGTAATAGGTGCCAGCTAAGGTGCAAATGGTGTAAAAAATTGGACAATCAACCGAAAGCTAGGTTTCCACATCGCCCAAGATTCTCCCTGAAACAGCCTCATCAAAAAAGAGGGCTGGGTGGAATTTGTGTTACAAAAGAATTAATAAGCTCGGCGAGTTTTGGTTCAGGGGACGATAGATCAGTTTTGATGCTGCTTTCTCAAAGAGATTAATGTTAAGGGTGGAATTATGCAATTAAAAGAAGTTAAAAAATTATCTGAAGTTATACAAATTGCTATTAGTGCTACGTTTACAGCCGAGTTAGTTGAAGAATCTCTGGCGTTTTGGATGCGGGCGCTTGATTTGGGTTGCAAAATTGCGTTTGCTCCTTATAATCAAGTTTTCCAGCAACTTCTTGATCCGTCAAGTGTGTTGTTACAAAATTCTAAAGGAATTAATGTAATTTTATTGCGAATAGAAGATTGGGAAAGAGAAGATGAGCGTGCGGGTTTAGGGGTGGGGCTTTCGGAGAGGGCAAAAGGGCAAATTGAAAAAACAGTGGGAGAGTTTGCGGCTGCGCTGAAATCGGCATTGACAGGGGTTTCGCAGCCTTTTTTAATTTGTTTTTGTCCGCCTTCGGTAGCGGCGGCGGCTGACAGAAACCGCTGGCATTTTTATCAGGAAATGGAGGCGATGGTGTGTTCGTTGCTGGCGGGGGTGAGGGGGGTTTATATTGCGACTTCTGGGGAAATTTCCGAAGTTTATGGGGTGGAAAATTATTATGATTCTTATACAGATGAGTTAGGAAATGTTCCTTATACTGCGGTGTTTTTTGCGGCGCTTGGTACTTTTTTGGCTAGGAAAATTCGGGCAATTTTAATGCCAAGTTATAAGGTGATTGTGCTTGATTGTGATGGGACGATTTGGAAAGGTGTGGTGGGTGAAGAAGGGGTGATGGGGATTGAAATGGATGCGCCGCGTCAATTTTTGCAAGAGTTTATGGTGAGGCAAAGTGAGGCGGGGATGCTGATTTGTCTGTGTAGTAAAAATAATGAGGGGGATGTTTTAGAGGTTTTTGAAAAGCGCTTTGATTTGGCGCTCAAGCGAGAGCATCTTGTGGCATGGCGGATTAATTGGCAACCAAAGTCTGAGAATATTAAGTCTTTGGCAAAGCAGTTAAATTTAGGGTTGGATAGTTTTGTTTTTATTGATGATAATCCGGTGGAATGTGCGGAAGTTGAGGCGAATTTTCCAGAGGTTTTGACGCTGCTTTTGCCGGAAAAGTCGGAGGATATTTGTCGGTTTTTAAATCATGTTTGGGTGTTTGATCATGCTGGGGTTACGGAGGAAGATAAGCTGCGAACTGAACTTTATAAACAAAATGCCAAACGTGAGGAGTTACGGGCTAAGTCTTTGACGCTGGGGAATTTTTTGGAGGGGTTGGGTTTAGAGGTTGAGATTGGGGAAATTACACCGGCACAGTTGGGGAGGGTTTCGCAATTGACGCTGCGAACAAATCAGTTTAATTTTACAACAATTCGCCGTTCGGAAAGTGAAATTAAACAGTTGTTGGAGTCGCAAGAATTGGAGGGTTTAAGGGTTGAGGTGCGAGATCGGTTTGGGGATTATGGGTTGGTGGGTTTGATTTTGTTTGGCTGTGATAAGAATAAGTTGAGGGTTGATACTTTTTTACTGAGTTGTCGTACTTTGGGGCGGGGTGTTGAACATCGAATGCTGGCAAAGTTAGGAAAAATTGCGGCTGATCGGGGTGTTTCTGGGGTGGAGTTGGTTTATTTGAAAACGAAGAAAAATGAGCCGGCTTTGAATTTTTTGGAAAGTTTGGGGGTGGAAAAAATAGCGGTTGGGGAGGGGTTTGGTTTTTGGGTGCCGGTGGATGTGGCGGCGGCTGTGAGTTATAAGCCAACGGGGGAGGAGGAAGATAATACAGTTGTGGGAAATGGGAATTTTTTGGAGGCAAAACAAGCTGAAAAAAGAGGGGATGAAGATGTTTTTATGAGGCGGAGAATGCTGGCGCGTATTGCGTCTGAGTTTTATGATGCTGAGGAAATTTTTAGAAAAATTGAGTCTCTAAAAGAAACGAGTCGGCGTGATATTTCTGTGAGTTATGTGGCACCACGAAATGCGGTTGAAGAGATTTTATCTAGTATTTGGGCTGCGGTTTTGGGGGTTGATGCGGTTGGGGTGGAGGATAATTTTTTTGAGTTGGGTGGGCATTCTTTGTTGATGACGCAACTTTTGAGTCGGGTGCGGGAAAATTTTCAGGTTGAGTTGACTATGCCGCGTTTTTTTGAGGCGCCTACGGTGGCGGGTTTGGCAAAGGTTTTGAAAGAGGATGATGGGGTGCCGGTGGATGTGGAAAGTATTGCGGATGTTTTGAAAATGTTAAATGAAATTTCGGAAGAAGAGGCGCAAGCTTTGCTTTTGAAAAAGACTGGCAATGGTGCGGTTGTTGAGATAGAAAATATCGAAAAAGATAGGGGTTTGCTGGAAAATAAGCCGGTGGATGTGGGGAATTCTAGCTATTATCGTGTGGCTGATTTGGAAGTGGTGGAGTTGCCAAATAAGGATGCTTTGGTTTATTCGAGGAGTAGTGGGGTTAGCAAGGTTTTGAAGGCGGAAATGGTGAGGATTTTGTCGCAGTGTGGGGAGTTTAAATCTTTGCAGGATCATGCTGATAAGATTGGGAAAAATAAGGGTTTGTTTGGTGAGGGAAAAGCTGGGCTTGCTGAATTGGCGGAAGCTGGGTTTTTGATTTCTAAAGATGAGGTTTTTGCTAAGTATAATTCACGGGCAAAGGATGAAACTGTGCCTTTAATTGCCTCGGTGGGAATGGTGAGTTGCAATCGTATTGATGGGGCAAAACGGGCTTTGTCTAGTTATATTGAGAATAGTAAGGAATATGGCAAAGACAATGATTTTGTGCTTTTAGATGATTCTGCGAAACCGGCAACTCAAGATGGTTATCGCCAGATGTTGCAAGAAGTTAAAAAAGAGTATGGGGTTGAGGTTTATTATGGGGGAATTGAGGAGAAAGAAGCGTTTGCTAAGGCTTTGATTGAGGCGGGAAATTTGCCGGCTGAGGTAGTGAATTTTGGTTTGTTTGATGTGGATAAAACGGGCGCTTCTCCGGGGGCAAATCGCAATGCTTTGACGCTTCATAGTGTTGGAGATATGATTTTTAGTGCGGATGATGATACGGTTTGCCGGTTGGTGGCTTCGCCGGAAATGAGGGAGGGTTTGGCGTTTTCTTCGAGTGCTGATCCTTCGGATTATTGGATGTTTAGAGATAGGCAAAATACGCTGGATGGGGTGAAGTTTACTGAGCAAGATTTGCTGGGAAGCCATGAGGAGTTGTTGGGGCAAAATTTGGGGGCAATTGTTGATAAAATGCCGACAGATTTTGATAAAATAGATAATGAGTTTTTAGGCCGGCTGGAAAAAGGAAATGGCAAAGTTTTGGTGACGTTTAATGGGTTAGCAGGAGATTGTGGATGGGGTGCGCCGTTTGGTTTTTGGGGTGCGCCGATGGGATATTTATTGTTGGCAGAAAAGTCTCACCGGCGTTTGGTGGAGTCGGAATCAAGTTATCGGATGGCTTTAACGAGTCGGGAGATTTTAAGAAGTGTGAACCGGCGGACTATTACGGATGATAGTTTTGGGATGACGACGTTTGTGGGGTTAGATAATCGGGATTTGTTGCCGCCGTTTTTGCCTGTTCGTCGGGGTCAAGATTTGATTTTTACCAAGATGGTATGGGAGTGTTTTTCGGAGGGATTTTTTGGTCATTTACCTTGGGCATTATTGCATGAGCCGGTGGAGAATCGCAAGTTTTGGCCGGGAGAAATTTTTAGGACGGCTTCGGGTTTTGATACGGCTAAGTTGATGATTGAATGTGTTAAATCTTGCGAATTTGGTAGGGGGGGGAATGCAAGTGAGAGGTTGCGAATTTTAGGCCGGCATTTGTGTGAGTTGGGGAATTTGCCGGCGGGGGAATTTGAGGAGTTTATTCGCTTGCAAACTTGGCGCAGTAGTCAAGGTTTTATTCGTTTGGCTGAGGAACGTTTACAAAGCTGTGGGGAGTCGCCGAAGTTTTGGGCAAATGATGTGAGGAAATATTTGGATATTTTGTGTAAGTCTTTGACGACGGAGGAGTATTTTGTGCCTTTAGATTTGTTGCAAGGAAGGAATATTAATGATGCACGCAAACTTGCTCAAAGTTTGGTATATAAGTTTGGGCAGCTTGTTTTGTGGTGGCCGGAAATTGTGGCAACTGCGAAAGATTTACGCGGCAAAGGTGTCAGGTTGGCAAGGCCGGTTTGAAATAAAAAATACTATGATATTGTGGCTTTTGGCACTGTTAAATTAGGAGGTGGAAAATGAATAATTTTAAAGATTTGGTTGAGTTGTTTTTTCCTAAGCAAGCACTTTTGGAGGTTCTGTTAAAATCAAAAAACTTACAATGATGGAAATTTGAGAAATTTCGGGGGGAAACTGCTGGAGAATATTGTTGAAAAAGCAGCATAAATCGCCCAATAACCGTTTAAACTCAGCGAATAGCCTTTGATGAGGGTGAGGTTATTTCAATTAAAAGACTATAAAAGAAAGGGCTATAAAATCAAGGTTTTCTGTTTTTTAATTCGTGCTTTGTGACGCTACGCGAATGTGTAGACAATCGGTTTTAACCGGTGGCTTGGCTTATCCTCTGGCTTAAGCACACCTTTCGCACTTAGTATCACATGAACTGCTCTCAAGGGGACACCCGCAGGCTCGCCGCATCACTATAACGCTTTGGCTGTTCTCGCTCAGTAGAGAATGGCTTTTAAAAACCCCGGTTTCTAAAAGAAACCGGGGTTGTTCTGTACCCCAGTCTGAGAAACGCTATATTTATAATACTGTGTGAGAAAAACGGCTGAGAAAAACTAATTAATATGTAAGCTAAAAAGAGGCCGGTTAATTTTACCCAAAATTGTTAGAAAGTTTGTAAAATAGAGTTTAATAAACCGCTATTAGTAGACAAAAAAACTAATAATAAAGCGGTCAATCATTCAACAGATAGAGGTTTCGGTGATGACCGTAGAAGCAACTCAAGAGCCAATCGTTGAAACTATGAATGTTGAGGACGATTGGGTTCCTGAACTACCACCAACAGATTTAATTTTTGATGACGGAGAACCTTTGGAAAGTAACCGGCACCGCATTGGAATGAACGTCCTCATCCGCTCGTTACTCGTCGCTTTTGCGGATCGTAACGATTATTTTTCTGGGGGCAATATGTTCATTTATTACAGCACAGAGCAGGTACGAAATAAAGATTTTCGTGGCCCTGACTTTTTTGTTGTTTTAAATGTTGATGGTTCTAAACAACGACAAGGTTGGGTAATTTGGGAAGAAAACGGTCGTTTTCCTGATGTGATTGTAGAACTTATGTCACCTTCGACAGCAAAAGTTGATACAGGAAAGAAAAAAGAACTCTATGAGCAAACTTTCCGCACATCAGATTATTTTGTGTACGATCCTTTTGATCCCAATTCTTTACGAGGATGGCATTTGCATCTCGATACCGGCTATCAAGAACTAACCCGAAATGAGCGCGGTTGGTTATGGTGTCAACGCTTGGGGTTGTGGTTAGGAACTTGGCCCGGAATCATTGACCGAGAAACAGCCGTTTGGTTGCGTTTTTATGATGCTGATGGTAATTTAGTTCCGTTACCAGAAGAAGCAGAAAAACAACGAGCAGATGCGGCTGTTGAGGAAGCTGAAAACCAACGCCAGGAAGCTGAAAACCAACGCCAAGAAGCCGAAAACCAACGCCGGCGAGCAGAAATTGCCGAACAAGAAGGCTTAAAACAAGGAGCCCAGCGGCAGTTATTGCGGTTAATTTCGGTGCGGTTTAAAGAAGTGCCGGCAGACTTAGAAACTCGCTTGCAACTTCTTGATTTACCCCTACTTGAAAATTTAGTTGAGGTAGGAATGACAGTAAATTCTCTCTCAGAATTTATTGAGCAATTACCTTAAAATTTCAGCGCCGGCAACCAAACCTGACACTAAAAACCCGGTAACTTTATCGAAACCGGGTTTTTAGAAACTTCAGACAACTGAAAAGCGCTATAAACTATCTATCCACCGGCTCCTCAATTACTGGCACAATGCCTTAGAATTCCTTAGTATTATCAACTTTTACCTTTTTATCACCACAGGTAAATATAAATATATTAATTAACAAGGATGTGAGAAACAAAATTTTTAGAAGCGGCTTTTTTTGTATATAAAATAGATATTTTAGATAAACAAAGCCGGTGTTTGCAGACATCCCAACGCACCAGAAAACCCTGTCTCCTCACAATAAATAACCCCACCGGCCCCCACAATTCACTTAAATTCAAGATTATTTTAACACTTTCCTTAGTAGCAATAGCTGATAATTTATTTACACTAATTCTTGGGGAAACCCTACCCAACTAAACCTAAGAACCATCAAACAAAAATGTTAGAAAATCTCGACCTCAATCTAACTCTCGACAAAGAAGCCTACAAAGCACAAATCGAAACTCTCATGCGCCAACTGCGCGAACTGCAACAAGCTTGCTGGGAAAGAAAATTACCAGTTATTGTTGTTTTAGAAGGGTGGGCAGCCGCCGGCAAAGGAGCATTAGTTAAAAACATGGTAGGCTATATGGACCCGCGAGGTTTTGCCGTTCATCCCATCTGGCCGGCCACTCCTCAAGAACAACAATATCCGTTTTTATGGCGGTTTTGGCAAAACTTGCCGGCGCGTGGAAGCATCGGAATTTTCTATCACAGTTGGTACACTCATGTGTTAGAAGACCGGCTTTTTAATCGCCTCGAAACCGCAGATGTACCCACCGCTATGCGCCAAATTAATGCCTTTGAAAGGCAACTCATTGATGATGGCGTAGCCATTGCTAAATTCTGGATTCATCTAAGCAAAAAAGAAATGAAAAACCGGCTCAAAAAAACTGCCGAAGATGAATTATTAGCATGGCGAGTTCGCCCCGAAGATTGGCATCAAGCAAATAAATATCGTCAGTATGCTAACTTTGCCGAAGAAATGGTCATTCAAACCGGCACCGGTCACGCACCTTGGACACTCGTTGAAGGAGATTGTCAACGCTGGGCACGAGTCAAAGTTTTAACAAAAATGGCAACAACAATTACCGAAGCCTTAGACCGTTTCCAAAGTTTTTGTTTGCCCACACCCCGTCCTCCCCAAAACAAACTTGATGCCATTGAACCGGATTTTTTAGCTCAAATTGATTTGTCTCAAAGTTTAACAAAAGAAGAGTACAAAGAGCAATTGCGCCTCGAACAAACCGAATTAACAAAACTGCAACGTAGCATTTACGAACATCAAAAGCCGGTCTTAGCATTATTTGAAGGATGGGATGCAGCCGGCAAAGGAGGCGCCATTAAACGCTTAACCGATGTGCTCGATCCTCGCAGTTATAAAGTCAATGCCTTTGCGGCGCCAACTGATGAAGAAAAAGCCCATCATTATCTGTGGCGATTTTGGCGAAAATTACCGAAAGCCGGCACTTTTGGAATTTTTGACCGCAGTTGGTATGGGCGGGTGTTAGTGGAGCGTGTAGAAGGCTTTGCCAGCGAATCTGAATGGCGACGTGCCTATCAAGAAATCAACGAATTTGAAGAGCAATTAACCAGTGCCGGTTATGTGGTGCTAAAATTTTGGCTACATATTAGTCAAGAAGAGCAATTAAACCGGTTTACTGATCGCGGAGATAATGACTTTAAAAAACACAAACTAACCGCCGAAGATTGGCGTAATCGAGAAAAATGGCCGCTTTATGATGTGGCCGTAAACCAAATGATTGAACGCACCAGCACCCCAACCGCTCCTTGGACAATTGTAGCGGCAGATAATAAATATTTTGCCCGCGTTAAAGTCATTAAAACCGTTACCCAAGCCATTAGTACCGCTTTTAAAAAAGGCCGGTAGGTTATGTGTTATTTGTCATCTTTTCCTTGTCCTTGGCCCCTCTTTTCTAGGGGCAATCGGTGGCGGTGGTTGCCCTGCTAATTACTTAATGTTTCCCTCGTTTCTTTTTTGCTCCAAGCGGTGATGCCGGTGGCAATTAAAGACAGATATCGGCGGGTTTCTTCGGGTAATTTTACATCCGTGAAATCCGCTCCTTCTATTTTTGCTCCCACTAAATGAGCATCGCTTAAATCAGCGCCGGTTAAATCAGCTTGAGTTAAATTACTCCAGTTTAAATTGGCTTTTGTCAGGAGGGCAGCCCGCAAATCACAACCGGCTAGATTTGCTCCCGCTAAACTACCCCCCCGCAACTTTGCCTGTTGAAAATTTGCGGCAATTAAATTAGCATTTTGCAAGTTTATTGCGCTTAATTTTGCTTGGCTCAAGTCCACTCCATTGAGATCCGCTCCGTCAAGTTCAACTCCGTTCAAAAAAGCTTTACTGAGGTTAACTCCATTTAAAAATGCACTTTCCAAATCGGCTCCACTCAGTCGGGCACCGGCCAAATTTGCCCAGTTTAAATTCGCTCGGCGCAGGTTTGCATTGCGGAGGTTGGCATCAGTTAAATTTGCTCCGCATAAGTTTACGCGCTGTAAATTTGCGTTGCGGAGGTTTGTGCCGGTGAGGTTGGCACCGCTGAGTTTTGCTTTTTCCAAATCACTTTTTACCAAAAAAGCACCACAGAGATTTGCTTTCGTTAAGTCGGCGTCGGTAAGCGTTCCTTCGCTGAATTTTGTATAACTTAAATTTGCCCAGTTTAAATAGGCATCACTCAAGTTTGATTTGGTTAAAAATGTCCGGCTGAGATTAGCTCCCATCAAGTTTGCACCGGCCAGATTAACTTCTATTAATGTTACGCCGCTTAAGTCCGCTCCTTGCAAGTCGGCGCCGGCAAAGTCTCTTTGTCCTTTTTCGTACAGTTTTAGCAGGTTTTCTACTTCCATATTTTGCTTTCTTGAGTTCGTTTTCGGTTGGCTTTCGGAACGTTGGGGAAGTAAGGTTAAATACATGAGTTGTGCCTTTATTGTTATTCCAAGCCGGTCTCAGGTTTGTAATTTTTCCTTGGGCCGGTCGCCTTTGACAGCATAGTTTCTTATTTTTAAGGAATTAATCAGCATAACTGCGTTTTTGCAAAATTCAGAGCTTTCTATCATCGTTAAAGTACCCTGATCCTGCCTTCAAATTAACGAGTTAGGCCGGAGGTTTTGTGAAGTTTTTTTAAGGGGTTCCCAGAGCCTTCACCCTTTCCTCTCTATAACTCTACTCTGTTTCTCGTCATTTTCAGATTGCCGCCTTGCCGCTTAACGTTGAGAATCTTTGCCATTTTTTCTTCTTGCCCATAGGCTTAAACATCTGTTTATAATAGTAGCCTACATTTTCCTTTATTTTTTTTTAAGATTTCTTAATTTTGCTCACGATTCTTAACAAAAATTCCGCAGTTAAACAAATGTAACAAAGCTGACATAACCGCAAAATTAATTTTAGCCTGGGCGGGGATGGCTGCAATTGATAATTTGTTAGGTATAATTACCGGAAGTCGGGCCGGTCAACCAGAAATAAACAAGGCCATTTCCAAGGCGTTGTCAGCAATTCTCGTCATTAACACACCGGCCAGAACAATTGTCTTAGAAAATACCCTCCCTCGTCTGATGTTTAAAAAAATTCCTCGATCACCATGAATGAACCCTTAATAAGCTTTTTACTCATCCTTTTAATTGGCTCTATTTTAGTGCCGGTTTTCCGAAAATGGCTCCCTGACGCCTATCCCAATTATTTAGGGGTAGCTGTGGTAACAGTTGGGGCGATTTTTTTCTTGTTAGCAGTGCCTAGTTTTGGTGCTTGCGCCTCAGCCTTATCTGTTTGGCTAATTCTGACATTTCCTCTTAAACCTTTAGGATTAGCCATTGTCCTCCTGCTATATGCTTGGTCAGAAGGAAACCGAAAAATAGAAGACGATTCTAACGGAAATAAAGCCAAAGGTTCCCGCAAAAAACTTAAGGAACTTTTAGGTTTAATTTTATTAATATTAGTGGTAGCTAGTTCCCCCGTAACGCCGATGTGGCTT
This genomic window contains:
- the queC gene encoding 7-cyano-7-deazaguanine synthase QueC, whose protein sequence is MKAVILLSGGLDSSTVLYQAKADGCECYAISFDYQQRHRRELNSARFVAEKAGVLAHQVVSFDLRLWGGSALTDDKIDVPVERSLGEMSAKIPVTYVPARNTIFLSFALAYAETIGAKKVYIGVNALDYSGYPDCRPDYIEAMQEVFRLGTKEGREGEKIEIVAPLIDLKKTEIIELGNKLGVPWEKTWSCYAGDDVACGVCDSCSLRLAAFDELGLNDPLPYARVG
- a CDS encoding HAD family hydrolase translates to MQLKEVKKLSEVIQIAISATFTAELVEESLAFWMRALDLGCKIAFAPYNQVFQQLLDPSSVLLQNSKGINVILLRIEDWEREDERAGLGVGLSERAKGQIEKTVGEFAAALKSALTGVSQPFLICFCPPSVAAAADRNRWHFYQEMEAMVCSLLAGVRGVYIATSGEISEVYGVENYYDSYTDELGNVPYTAVFFAALGTFLARKIRAILMPSYKVIVLDCDGTIWKGVVGEEGVMGIEMDAPRQFLQEFMVRQSEAGMLICLCSKNNEGDVLEVFEKRFDLALKREHLVAWRINWQPKSENIKSLAKQLNLGLDSFVFIDDNPVECAEVEANFPEVLTLLLPEKSEDICRFLNHVWVFDHAGVTEEDKLRTELYKQNAKREELRAKSLTLGNFLEGLGLEVEIGEITPAQLGRVSQLTLRTNQFNFTTIRRSESEIKQLLESQELEGLRVEVRDRFGDYGLVGLILFGCDKNKLRVDTFLLSCRTLGRGVEHRMLAKLGKIAADRGVSGVELVYLKTKKNEPALNFLESLGVEKIAVGEGFGFWVPVDVAAAVSYKPTGEEEDNTVVGNGNFLEAKQAEKRGDEDVFMRRRMLARIASEFYDAEEIFRKIESLKETSRRDISVSYVAPRNAVEEILSSIWAAVLGVDAVGVEDNFFELGGHSLLMTQLLSRVRENFQVELTMPRFFEAPTVAGLAKVLKEDDGVPVDVESIADVLKMLNEISEEEAQALLLKKTGNGAVVEIENIEKDRGLLENKPVDVGNSSYYRVADLEVVELPNKDALVYSRSSGVSKVLKAEMVRILSQCGEFKSLQDHADKIGKNKGLFGEGKAGLAELAEAGFLISKDEVFAKYNSRAKDETVPLIASVGMVSCNRIDGAKRALSSYIENSKEYGKDNDFVLLDDSAKPATQDGYRQMLQEVKKEYGVEVYYGGIEEKEAFAKALIEAGNLPAEVVNFGLFDVDKTGASPGANRNALTLHSVGDMIFSADDDTVCRLVASPEMREGLAFSSSADPSDYWMFRDRQNTLDGVKFTEQDLLGSHEELLGQNLGAIVDKMPTDFDKIDNEFLGRLEKGNGKVLVTFNGLAGDCGWGAPFGFWGAPMGYLLLAEKSHRRLVESESSYRMALTSREILRSVNRRTITDDSFGMTTFVGLDNRDLLPPFLPVRRGQDLIFTKMVWECFSEGFFGHLPWALLHEPVENRKFWPGEIFRTASGFDTAKLMIECVKSCEFGRGGNASERLRILGRHLCELGNLPAGEFEEFIRLQTWRSSQGFIRLAEERLQSCGESPKFWANDVRKYLDILCKSLTTEEYFVPLDLLQGRNINDARKLAQSLVYKFGQLVLWWPEIVATAKDLRGKGVRLARPV
- a CDS encoding Uma2 family endonuclease, with the translated sequence MTVEATQEPIVETMNVEDDWVPELPPTDLIFDDGEPLESNRHRIGMNVLIRSLLVAFADRNDYFSGGNMFIYYSTEQVRNKDFRGPDFFVVLNVDGSKQRQGWVIWEENGRFPDVIVELMSPSTAKVDTGKKKELYEQTFRTSDYFVYDPFDPNSLRGWHLHLDTGYQELTRNERGWLWCQRLGLWLGTWPGIIDRETAVWLRFYDADGNLVPLPEEAEKQRADAAVEEAENQRQEAENQRQEAENQRRRAEIAEQEGLKQGAQRQLLRLISVRFKEVPADLETRLQLLDLPLLENLVEVGMTVNSLSEFIEQLP
- the pap gene encoding polyphosphate:AMP phosphotransferase, whose amino-acid sequence is MLENLDLNLTLDKEAYKAQIETLMRQLRELQQACWERKLPVIVVLEGWAAAGKGALVKNMVGYMDPRGFAVHPIWPATPQEQQYPFLWRFWQNLPARGSIGIFYHSWYTHVLEDRLFNRLETADVPTAMRQINAFERQLIDDGVAIAKFWIHLSKKEMKNRLKKTAEDELLAWRVRPEDWHQANKYRQYANFAEEMVIQTGTGHAPWTLVEGDCQRWARVKVLTKMATTITEALDRFQSFCLPTPRPPQNKLDAIEPDFLAQIDLSQSLTKEEYKEQLRLEQTELTKLQRSIYEHQKPVLALFEGWDAAGKGGAIKRLTDVLDPRSYKVNAFAAPTDEEKAHHYLWRFWRKLPKAGTFGIFDRSWYGRVLVERVEGFASESEWRRAYQEINEFEEQLTSAGYVVLKFWLHISQEEQLNRFTDRGDNDFKKHKLTAEDWRNREKWPLYDVAVNQMIERTSTPTAPWTIVAADNKYFARVKVIKTVTQAISTAFKKGR
- a CDS encoding pentapeptide repeat-containing protein; the protein is MYLTLLPQRSESQPKTNSRKQNMEVENLLKLYEKGQRDFAGADLQGADLSGVTLIEVNLAGANLMGANLSRTFLTKSNLSDAYLNWANLSYTKFSEGTLTDADLTKANLCGAFLVKSDLEKAKLSGANLTGTNLRNANLQRVNLCGANLTDANLRNANLRRANLNWANLAGARLSGADLESAFLNGVNLSKAFLNGVELDGADLNGVDLSQAKLSAINLQNANLIAANFQQAKLRGGSLAGANLAGCDLRAALLTKANLNWSNLTQADLTGADLSDAHLVGAKIEGADFTDVKLPEETRRYLSLIATGITAWSKKETRETLSN